A stretch of the Uranotaenia lowii strain MFRU-FL chromosome 3, ASM2978415v1, whole genome shotgun sequence genome encodes the following:
- the LOC129757626 gene encoding uncharacterized protein LOC129757626, with translation MKLLLVFVLVIAVVAVAADSKKTTTTKKPTTTTTKKTTTKTTTTTTTAAPEPTCESVYQEDCNMYYTCAGNGRAVLEKCREGYIYYEPLHVCLPGDRETCSLYHV, from the coding sequence ATGAAacttttgctggtttttgtcctgGTGATCGCAGTGGTGGCTGTGGCTGCTGATTCGAAGAAAACTACCACCACTAAGAAGCCGACAACTACAACAACGAAGAAAACAACAACTAAAACTActacaacgacgacgacggccgCTCCGGAACCAACCTGTGAATCCGTTTACCAGGAGGATTGTAACATGTACTATACCTGTGCCGGAAATGGCCGAGCTGTGCTGGAGAAATGTCGCGAGGGATACATCTACTACGAGCCGCTTCACGTTTGCCTTCCGGGTGATCGCGAAACCTGCAGCCTGTATCATGTCTGA